One window from the genome of Palaemon carinicauda isolate YSFRI2023 chromosome 24, ASM3689809v2, whole genome shotgun sequence encodes:
- the LOC137618445 gene encoding uncharacterized protein, which yields MKYDGNVKQMPLVFVLMSGKRRKDYKKVFSRIKEILGEQLKVQEVILDFEASVWRAIPDVFPDVVMRGCAFHWGQAVWRKAQEFGLQSAYTSDTKTYKFVRQLLSLPYVPDDHIEGLFLRFYRKAAGSQQLLNLLEYIHNTWISSEMWPPKAWCVFGRSVRTNNDVEGWHHRLNRKSRKGQLNFYILLSLLYNEAKLVPLYVNFLNDGKVLRHQKTKYAKQHGRLVVLWEEFSLGHRSGKSLLKAVSHFIAVNV from the coding sequence ATGAAGTATGATGGGAATGTGAAACAAATGCCTCTTGTATTTGTTTTAATGTCAGGTAAGAGACGCAAAGATTACAAAAAGGTGTTTAGTAGAATTAAGGAAATCCTAGGTGAACAATTAAAAGTACAAGAAGTAATTCTAGATTTTGAGGCAAGTGTTTGGCGGGCTATCCCAGATGTGTTCCCAGATGTAGTTATGCGTGGTTGTGCGTTTCACTGGGGACAAGCAGTGTGGAGGAAGGCCCAAGAATTTGGCCTTCAGTCTGCATACACAAGTGACACCAAAACATATAAGTTTGTGAGACAACTTCTTTCTCTACCATACGTACCTGATGATCACATAGAAGgactatttttaagattttatagaaaaGCAGCTGGGTCACAACAACTTTTAAATCTTTTAGAATACATTCACAATACTTGGATTTCCTCCGAAATGTGGCCACCCAAAGCGTGGTGTGTTTTTGGTAGGAGTGTCAGGACAAACAACGACGTGGAAGGGTGGCACCACAGACTAAACAGAAAATCACGAAAAGGTCAACTTAATTTCTACATTCTCCTATCTCTTTTGTATAATGAAGCAAAGCTTGTGCCACTATATGTAAATTTCTTAAATGATGGAAAAGTGTTGCGCCACCAAAAGACAAAGTATGCTAAGCAACATGGAAGACTAGTCGTACTGTGGGAGGAGTTTTCTCTAGGTCATAGATCGGGTAAAAGCCTTCTAAAAGCTGTTTCCCATTTCATTGCTGTGAATGTatga